A single Gasterosteus aculeatus chromosome 2, fGasAcu3.hap1.1, whole genome shotgun sequence DNA region contains:
- the LOC120829470 gene encoding LHFPL tetraspan subfamily member 4 protein, with protein MLPSQEASKIYHDNYMRNSRAIGVLWAIFTICFAIVNVVVFIQPYWIGDSVSTPQAGYFGLFHYCVGTGPSPTRELTCSGSFADFGSIPSGAFKAAAVFVLLSMVLILGCIACMALFFFCNTSTVYKTCAWMQLLCGVCLVLGCMIFPDGWDAEVIRDMCGERTGKYSLGDCSVRWAYMLAIMGILDALILSFLAFVLGNRQTDFYLDDLQTDNRDFAVSRIEVRDRREPRYGVQRLH; from the exons atgttGCCTTCCCAAGAAGCCTCCAAGATCTACCATGACAACTACATGCGCAACTCCCGCGCCATCGGCGTGCTGTGGGCCATCTTCACCATCTGCTTTGCCATCGTCAACGTGGTGGTGTTCATCCAACCCTACTGGATCGGCGACAGCGTCAGCACGCCGCAAGCCGGCTACTTTGGCCTCTTCCACTACTGCGTGGGCACCGGTCCGTCGCCGACCCGGGAGCTCACCTGCTCCGGCAGCTTCGCCGACTTCGGCTCCATTCCGTCCGGCGCCTTCAAGGCCGCGGCGGTGTTCGTGCTGCTCTCCATGGTGCTGATCCTGGGCTGCATCGCCTGCATggcgctcttcttcttctgcaacaCCTCCACCGTTTACAAGACCTGCGCTTGGATGCAGCTGCTGTGCG GAGTGTGCCTGGTGCTGGGTTGCATGATCTTTCCTGACGGATGGGACGCCGAGGTGATCCGCGACATGTGCGGCGAGCGGACGGGGAAGTACTCCCTGGGCGACTGCTCTGTACGCTGGGCCTATATGCTGGCCATCATGGGCATCCTGGATGCCCTCATCCTCTCCTTTCTGGCTTTCGTCCTGGGCAACCGGCAGACGGACTTCTATCTTGATGATTTGCAGACAGACAACAGAG ATTTTGCTGTGTCGAGG ATCGAGGTGCGGGACAGAAGGGAGCCGAGGTACGGAGTGCAGCGTCTTCACTGA
- the LOC120829852 gene encoding SRSF protein kinase 3 gives MQSHRSSTHNAAQQTRAVANNFEPLGRHRQLDSKDSQDSEDPGEYCYGGYHPVQIGDTFNKRYQVLSKLGWGYYSTVWLCLDLRLGRRVAVKVLKSGDGFTQAGQDELALLRCASVPTSRHPSSQRIVQLLDEFKLSGVNGVHMCLVLELLGSDLRSWQLCFGSPGLMQPLVKQILTQVLQGVDYLHTQCKIIHTDVKPENILLCLEEQSYKVPAGDSSSSSVVTRKEANSTEKRHLEPCSVKEIRVKVADLGSSCWVYKHFCEEIQTRQYRSLEVLLGSEYGPPADIWSVACMAFELVTGDPLFEPKASKSISMGEDHIAQIIELLGKIPPAILLSGKYSTEYFNRRGDLHRFGPLRLWSLFDVLLEKYHFLLEEATGFSDFLLRMLEYNPERRATAAQCLLHPWLTC, from the exons ATGCAGAGCCATCGCAGCTCCACACACAATGCTGCCCAGCAGACTCGAGC GGTGGCCAATAACTTTGAGCCCCTAGGACGCCACAGGCAGCTTGACTCAAAGGACAGCCAAGACTCTGAGGATCCTGGAGAATACTGTTATG GTGGATACCATCCTGTTCAGATAGGCGACACCTTCAACAAACGATACCAGGTGCTTTCTAAGCTCGGGTGGGGCTATTACTCCACTGTGTGGCTGTGTCTGGACCTCAG GCTCGGACGGCGCGTTGCTGTGAAGGTGCTGAAGAGCGGCGATGGCTTCACCCAGGCCGGACAGGACGAACTTGCTCTCCTACGCTGT GCTAGCGTTCCTACGAGCAGGCATCCATCCAGTCAAAGAATCGTTCAGCTGCTGGATGAGTTCAAGCTGTCGGGGGTCAACGGGGTTC ACATGTGCctggtgctggagctgctggggtCCGATCTAAGAAGCTGGCAGCTGTGTTTTGGGAGTCCTGGACTGATGCAGCCTTTAGTTAAACAAATACTCACTCAG GTTCTTCAGGGTGTGGACTACCTCCACACGCAGTGTAAAATTATTCACACAGACGTCAAGCCCGAGAACATTCTGCTGTGTCTGGAGGAACAGTCCTACAAAGTGCCAGCAGGAGACAGCAGTTCCTCTTCTGTAGTGACTAGGAAAGAGGCCAACTCAACAG AGAAAAGGCATTTGGAGCCATGTAGTGTTAAGGAAATTAGAGTGAAGGTTGCTGATCTTGGCAGCTCCTGCTGGGTG TACAAACATTTCTGTGAGGAGATTCAGACCCGTCAGTATCGCTCACTCGAGGTTTTACTGGGATCTGAGTACGGGCCTCCTGCTGACATCTGGAGTGTTGCTTGCATG GCCTTTGAATTGGTCACTGGAGACCCCTTGTTTGAACCCAAAGCCAGCAAGTCCATTTCCATGGGGGAAG ACCATATAGCTCAGATCATAGAGCTGCTTGGTAAAATCCCACCAGCTATTTTATTGTCTGGTAAATACTCTACAGAGTACTTCAACCGCAGAG GGGACCTGCATCGCTTTGGCCCGCTGAGGCTCTGGAGCCTTTTCGACGTTCTACTGGAGAAATACCACTTCCTGTTGGAGGAGGCAACCGGATTCTCAGACTTCCTTCTTCGCATGTTGGAGTACAATCCGGAGAGAAGGGCCACCGCGGCACAGTGCCTCCTCCACCCTTGGCTGACCTGCTGA